The Chloroflexota bacterium genomic interval TGCCCTCATAGCGCAAGCTGCTGGAGCAAACCTCTCCGTAACACTGCTTTCGTCCCTTATAGGCCCTCCGTTTCTTCTGCTGGTTCTCGCGCTCCTCCGCTACAAGAGAATACTCTAACGGATTGCCCCGCGGCTGGAAGATTGCGGCCGGACCGCTTGACGGTGAGCCCGCTGGGGCCTATCATAGGATTGTATGTTCAACAACAGCTTCCGAGTCCTGGGGGTCGTCTTCCTGTCCGTAATGCTCCTTCTCTTCCTGGGCGCAGCATACCTCGACACCATACAGAAGGGCCAAGCTGCCATCGGGCCGCTCGTCTTTGTGGGCACACTTCTCTTCGTTCCCGGGCTCCTGCTTCTACTTCTCTGGCGCTCTTAACAAAGACGAACTCGCTCCCGTTGGGGCCGCGTTTGGCCCCTGAAACTCTTGAGGGAAGCTGATGACTCGATGGTTTTTCCGAGCCTTTGACGCTCTGAAAGGACCGAGAGCATTAGAAATCCCCTGGCGCATCCTCACCAGGGCCAGCCGGCTCACTCCAACCGAGACCGATGCCGCTTCAACTGTGTTCGGCAGTGGTGCCATCCGGTTGGACGCCGTGCGAGTCGCTGATGGTGGCCTTCTGCGTCTGCTGTTCGTATGCAAGAGGATAAGACCCTTCACCACCTTCCACACCATAAACCTCCGGAGTTCCGGGGAGCATTCAAGGTCGAACCTGGACATCGTCGTCCACGAGATAACGCACGTTTACCAGTTTGAGGTTGCGGGCAGCATCTATATCTGGGAGGCAATTCGTGCCCAGCGCACCAACGGCTACGTATACGGGGGGTGGCAGCAGCTGCAGGTGGACCGGGGCAACGGAAGACATTTTCGGGACTATAATCGGGAGCAGCAGGGGCAGATTGCACAGGACTACTATGCCGAGGTTGTCAAAAAGGGGCGCTCGCCCCAGGACCCAGTATGCCAGGCATATGAGCCTTTCATTACGGAACTGAGGAACGGAGACCTCTGATACCGTGCCGGCTCCAGATCTAGGATACCCCAGGACAACATGAAGGCAATAATACTGGCCTCGGCATCCCCAAGAAGAAAGGAATTGCTGGAGCAAATCGGCCTGAGCTTCAGGGTCGAACCCAGCAACTATCAGGAGAACATACGCTTTGATTTGGAACCGCATGACCTGGCAAGAGCGCTATCCCTGGAAAAGGCCAGGCTGGTTGCCCGAAACCACAGGAATGCCCTGGTCATTGCGGCGGATACTTTTATTGTCTTTGAAGGTAAGATACTGGGCAAGCCGCGCACTGAAACCGAGGCCAAAAAAATGCTGGAAACAATGAGTGGGAAGCCCCATTCGGTTATTACCGGTTTCACTATTATAGATGCCGATAGCAACAAGACAGTATCAAGGTCGGTAGAGACAAGGGTCCACCTCAGAGAACTGAGCTCAAATGAGATTGATGCCTATGTCAGGTCGAAAGAGCCGCTAGATAAGGCTGGCGCCTATGCCATTCAAGGACTGGGCTCGGTTATCGTAGAAAGAATTGAAGGCGATTATTTCAATGTAATGGGGCTTCCCTTGAGCGCCCTGGCAGAGAGTTTGAAAGAGTTCGGCGTCCACGTACTGTAGCAATCACGAGCCTGCGGCTCTGAGGGCAGCCTCTTCGCCGGCGACGTAGCCCGTGGAAAAGGCGGCCTGAAGGTTGTAGCCGCCGGTGTCGCCGTCCAGGTCCATCACCTCCCCGCAAAAATACAGTCCCTCGACCAGGCGTGAGGCCATGGTGCGGGGGTTGATTTCCCTGAGGGAGACACCGCCTGCGGTGACCATGGCGGAGGCCATAGGCAGCGGGCCCTTGATATTGAACCGGAGGGACTTGAGCAGAAGTAACAGCCGTTCCCGTTCATCGGCGCTTATCTGATTGCCGGGCCTATCAGGCGGGATGGCGGTCATGTGGACAAAGGGCTCTACCAGTTTGCGCGGTAGCAGTCCCCTAAGGATGTGCCCATAGCTCCTCTTACCGTAGCGGTCGAAGTCCCCTTGAAGCCGCTGGCGCAGCTGCTTTTCGTCAAGGGCTGGTTTTAGGTCGATGGATACACTGACCGGGCCCTTCTCCAGGGCATCCACTATCGCCAAGCTCATCAGCAGTGTTATTGGCCCACCAATGCCGAAGTGGGTTATCATCATCTCCCCCATGCGGCTCTGGATGATGGGCCAGGGTGATTGTCTGCCGCTTGTGCCGCGCCCCCGGTCGTTAGTCAGTGTCAGAGAGGGATTGATCTCCTCAGCGGGGCACTGATAGGCGGTCAGGCGCACATTGCGCAGACTGACGCCCTGCATGCTCTTAGCCCACTGGACTTCATGGACGACCAGGGGAACCAAAGCCGGGCGCAATTTAGTGATGGTGTGGCCGAGGGCGGCGGCTAGCCGATAGCCATCGCCGGTGGAGCCAGTTTCGGGGTAGGAGGCACCGCCAGTCGCTAGAACTACTGCCGTTGCCGGGAGCGTCCCCTCCTCTGTCTGTACACCAACAACTCCGCCACTGTCAACCTGTATCCCAGTCACCCTGGTATCGGTGCGCAACTGGACACCGTAGTCAGCCATGTACTGCCTGAAGGCTTTGACCACATCGCGGGCATCATCAGAGGCAGGGAACACCCGCCCACCCCGCTCACCCTTGGTTTCCACGCCATAGCGCCTCAAAAAGGCGAGCAAATCATCGCGAAAGAAGCAGTGGAAGGCGCTATAGAGAAAACGGCCGTTGGGGCCGTACATGGCGATAAAGTCATCCAGCTCTTTGGCGTTGGTCAGGTTGCAGCGTGTCTTCCCACTTATAGCGATTTTGCTACCAGGGCATGTGGTCTTCTCCAGCAGGATGACGTTGGCACCCAGCTCTGCAGCTCTGCCGGCGGCCATCATACCACCTGCCCCGGCGCCGACTACGATGACAGGCTTGGTGGTCACAGAATACCCTTGTAGTTGACTTCTCCCTTATCTAAGGGGCGGGGGAAAAGGGTGGCCTTCTCGTTCAAAATCAGGGAGGTAGTTTTCGGCTGCCCCCATTTCCTGTACCCAGCCGTTTTCAAGTCCTAAGCTATCAAGGAGCTGGATGACCCTTTCATACTCAGCCACGGAAATTGTCCGGGAAAGCAACGGTATTCGTGGCGCGCGGTGCAATGGTAGATACTGGGACATCATGCTGACCGTCACCGTTGGAGAAAGCTCGCGGGCCAGCCAGTCCAGCGATTCCTCACTCCCCGCCAGGCCGTTGGGCAGAATAAGATGGCGCACAATGAGTCCCTTTCTCGCCAGGCCAGATTCGTCCACCGCCAGGTCCCCAACTTGCCTGTACATCTCCCTGATGGCCCGACGGGCCCGCGCCACATAGTCCGGCGCAGACGAGAACTTTTCGGCCCAATCATCGGAGGCATATCTCAGGTCCGGCAGATAGATACTTATTATGCCGTCCAGCTCTCTTAGAGAAGCAACGGAATCATACCCGTTAGTGTTGTAGACCAGTGGAACGCGGAGCCCCATGGGCACCGCATCCAGGACTGCCCGAACAAGCTGGGGCACAAAATGAGCCGGTGAAACGAAGTTAATATTGTGGCAGCCCAGCTCATCCTGGAGATAGAGCATCCTTTCAGCCAGGGCGTGGCAGTCAATCCCCTTTGACTCTTGCGCTTTCCAGTTCTGACTTATCTGGTAGTTCTGGCAATAGACGCATCTCATATTACAGTTGCCAAAGAATATTGTTCCTGACCCTCTGGTCCCCGAAATAGCCGGTTCCTCTCCCTGATGACGGCACACCGCCGAGACTATCGGGAGACGGCCAGAATGGCAGAAGCCCAGTTCAGCTTCTAGCCGGTTTACCCTGCATTCCCTGGGGCAGATATCACAGGAGGCTAACCGGGCTTCAAGGGCACGGGCACGGCGCTCCAATTCACCAGAGTGGTATAAGGCAATGTATCCTGATTCCACAGATACCACAGGCATCGTTAGAGAACGCTGCATGACGAAGAGCTATCTTTCCTCAATAGTGATTGTCTCTATATGAACATCCACCGTGGGGGAGGAGACCTCGCCACCGGGACTGGCCGTGACCGGCACATTCCCTATCTTCAGCGCGACGTCAAAGCCGCCAGTCACCTGGCCAAAGATGGTGTAGTTCTTGGGCAGCCTGGCCCGGAGGTCGGCGAGGGTGATGAAGAACTGGCTTCCATTGGTATTGGGGCCAGCATTGGCCATGGCCAGGATACCCGCAACATAGTCCCGGGTTACTTTTTCATCGGCAAAGTCGTATCCCGGTCCCCCCCTCCCGCTGGCCGTTGGGTCGCCGCTCTGGATGACAAAACCCTTCACCACCCGGTGGAACTTCACCCCGTCATAGAAGCCCTGGCGGGCCAGGAAAACGAAGCTGTTTACCGCCAGGGGGGCATCTTTGGGAAAGAGCCCCACTACGATATCGCCGAAGTTGGTCCTGATGGTCGCCACGTATTGCCGGCCCGGGTCGATGGTAACCGGAGGCGGGCTGAGCCATTGAAGGACCTTTCCTTCCCCCGTGGGGGAAGGGGTCGGCCTTGGGGTTGCCGCCGCCCCGGTTCTTTCAGGGGGTGTAGGGCTCTGCGTTGGACTCATCTTAGAATTTGACCTACAAGCCGAGAATGGGAGTACCGCCGCGACCAAGAACGCGAGAAGAAATGATTGCTGGGCTTTCTTCATCGTCCCTCCAGGAGTCCAGCAGTGGATACATCACTGCCAGTTTACCACATCGTGGAGGGAGGTGGGAAGCTGCCGTTCTACCTGAATGCTGCCAAGGCCATTGTGAGAACGGTGGTGGAGGCGGTCTGCGCTGCGGCGCTGCCCCTGCCTCCGCAGCCGGGCCCCCACCAGGCAAGCACCCCGGGGACGCCGGCCACACCATGGTCGGGCTAACGGCTATCCTACTATGAGGTAGGCGATGGTGCCGTTGCCAGTG includes:
- a CDS encoding radical SAM protein, which gives rise to MPVVSVESGYIALYHSGELERRARALEARLASCDICPRECRVNRLEAELGFCHSGRLPIVSAVCRHQGEEPAISGTRGSGTIFFGNCNMRCVYCQNYQISQNWKAQESKGIDCHALAERMLYLQDELGCHNINFVSPAHFVPQLVRAVLDAVPMGLRVPLVYNTNGYDSVASLRELDGIISIYLPDLRYASDDWAEKFSSAPDYVARARRAIREMYRQVGDLAVDESGLARKGLIVRHLILPNGLAGSEESLDWLARELSPTVTVSMMSQYLPLHRAPRIPLLSRTISVAEYERVIQLLDSLGLENGWVQEMGAAENYLPDFEREGHPFPPPLR
- the maf gene encoding septum formation inhibitor Maf, which codes for MKAIILASASPRRKELLEQIGLSFRVEPSNYQENIRFDLEPHDLARALSLEKARLVARNHRNALVIAADTFIVFEGKILGKPRTETEAKKMLETMSGKPHSVITGFTIIDADSNKTVSRSVETRVHLRELSSNEIDAYVRSKEPLDKAGAYAIQGLGSVIVERIEGDYFNVMGLPLSALAESLKEFGVHVL
- a CDS encoding NAD(P)/FAD-dependent oxidoreductase; translated protein: MTTKPVIVVGAGAGGMMAAGRAAELGANVILLEKTTCPGSKIAISGKTRCNLTNAKELDDFIAMYGPNGRFLYSAFHCFFRDDLLAFLRRYGVETKGERGGRVFPASDDARDVVKAFRQYMADYGVQLRTDTRVTGIQVDSGGVVGVQTEEGTLPATAVVLATGGASYPETGSTGDGYRLAAALGHTITKLRPALVPLVVHEVQWAKSMQGVSLRNVRLTAYQCPAEEINPSLTLTNDRGRGTSGRQSPWPIIQSRMGEMMITHFGIGGPITLLMSLAIVDALEKGPVSVSIDLKPALDEKQLRQRLQGDFDRYGKRSYGHILRGLLPRKLVEPFVHMTAIPPDRPGNQISADERERLLLLLKSLRFNIKGPLPMASAMVTAGGVSLREINPRTMASRLVEGLYFCGEVMDLDGDTGGYNLQAAFSTGYVAGEEAALRAAGS
- a CDS encoding peptidylprolyl isomerase, yielding MSPTQSPTPPERTGAAATPRPTPSPTGEGKVLQWLSPPPVTIDPGRQYVATIRTNFGDIVVGLFPKDAPLAVNSFVFLARQGFYDGVKFHRVVKGFVIQSGDPTASGRGGPGYDFADEKVTRDYVAGILAMANAGPNTNGSQFFITLADLRARLPKNYTIFGQVTGGFDVALKIGNVPVTASPGGEVSSPTVDVHIETITIEER